The following coding sequences are from one Nicotiana tabacum cultivar K326 chromosome 1, ASM71507v2, whole genome shotgun sequence window:
- the LOC107832311 gene encoding LOW QUALITY PROTEIN: tRNAse Z TRZ4, mitochondrial (The sequence of the model RefSeq protein was modified relative to this genomic sequence to represent the inferred CDS: inserted 1 base in 1 codon) has translation MSIGKPTEISKRTKAKRERKLEGYHREEEDENRPVDSRARVSSHLHRLTSLLLRRFPARFDSSLLTNSGQTKCRRRCCPVPVFRARFNFNFKEELHGNNVRNGGSATMQANKVMIEDPWLHETALPSCLEGVTREDVEIVLLGTGSSQPSKYRNVSSIFVNLFSKGSILLDCGEGTLGQLKRRFGIEGADEAVKDLRCIWISHIHADHHTGLARILALRRDLLNETPHEPLIVVGPRQLKRFLDAYQKLEDLDMQFLDCRHTTEASLKTFESNEDKDVSESACVPSDQKNGSTLFAKGSRMESYWKRPGSPVDSAAVFPLLKTLKEILRDAGLEALISFPVIHCPQAYGAVLKAADRTNSTGKKIPGWKIVYSGDTRPCPELVEASRGATVLIHEATFEDGMVEEVFXLPFFTCIAFDMMSVNLADLPMLPRVLPYLKLLFRDEMIADESDDIDVATVAI, from the exons ATGTCAATAGGAAAACCCACTGAAATTAGCAAAAGAACAAAagcaaagagagagagaaaactg GAAGGATATCACCGAGAAGAAGAAGACGAGAATCGACCAGTCGACAGTCGAGCTCGAGTCTCATCTCATCTTCACCGGTTAACTTCACTActttt GCGGCGATTTCCAGCTCGATTCGATTCCTCACTCCTCACAAATTCCGGGCAAACGAAGTGTCGAAGACGCTGCTGTCCTGTTCCAGTGTTCCGAGCTCgattcaatttcaatttcaaag AAGAGTTGCATGGCAACAATGTCAGAAATGGAGGCAGTGCGACTATGCAGGCGAACAAAGTTATGATCGAAGATCCCTGGTTGCATGAAACTGCATTACCTAGTTGTTTGGAAGGTGTAACAAGAGAAGACGTGGAGATTGTTCTTCTTGGAACTGGTTCATCTCAGCCTTCAAAATATCGGAATGTTAGTTCTATTTTTGTCAATCTTTTCTCAAAGGGAAGTATTCTGTTAGATTGTGGTGAAGGAACATTGGGACAGCTCAAAAGAAG ATTTGGCATTGAAGGTGCTGATGAAGCCGTAAAAGATTTAAGGTGTATTTGGATTTCTCATATTCATGCTGATCATCATACTGGTCTTGCAAGAATACTTGCTCTCCGACGCGATTTGCTCAATGAAACTCCTCATGAACCTTTAATTGTTGTGGGCCCAAGGCAGCTTAAGAGATTCCTCGATGCATACCAAAAACTCGAGGATCTGGATATGCAGTTCCTTGATTGTAGGCATACTACAGAAGCTTCATTAAAGACTTTCGAGTCAAATGAAGATAAGGATGTGAGTGAGAGTGCATGTGTACCAAGTGACCAAAAGAATGGTTCTACCTTATTTGCTAAAGGGAGCCGTATGGAGAGTTATTGGAAGAGGCCAGGCAGTCCGGTTGATTCAGCGGCTGTATTCCCATTGCTGAAGACATTAAAGGAAATTCTCAGAGACGCAGGATTGGAGGCATTGATTAGCTTTCCTGTTATTCATTGTCCACAAGCATATGGCGCTGTCTTGAAGGCTGCTGATAGGACTAATAGCACTGGGAAGAAGATACCAGGATGGAAAATTGTATACTCTGGCGACACTAGGCCGTGTCCAGAACTAGTTGAAGCTTCGCGTGGTGCAACGGTTCTCATACACGAG GCTACCTTTGAAGATGGCATGGTGGAGGAAGTCT ATCTACCTTTCTTCACTTGCATTGCTTTTGATATGATGAGTGTTAACTTAGCAGACCTACCCATGCTTCCAAGAGTTCTTCCATATCTTAAACTGCTATTTCGTGATGAAATGATAGCTGATGAATCTGATGATATCGATGTTGCTACAGTAGCtatttga